One part of the Streptococcus sp. oral taxon 431 genome encodes these proteins:
- a CDS encoding Rgg/GadR/MutR family transcriptional regulator: protein MKNLGKVFKELRESRKISLRQATGGRFSASLLSRFENGQSEISAPKLITALENIHVSMEELLFLARGFHQDAYSEFRNRIVEAIDPQDLTSLRTLYQREYQQLPFSKDKQQHILKAILIKSYMKAIDETVTLISEEERVLHDYLFSVEIWGLYELSFFSSCSPLLSVQLLTKYTREMLRKSDFLQGVGKNRNMMHTLLLNGFMACIEVDDFTNALYFKKQIEKNFFEENETYFRIVYLWAEGLLDSKQGRVEEGQRKMEDAVRIFEMIGCSKSADYYRSAREC from the coding sequence ATGAAGAATTTAGGAAAAGTTTTTAAAGAGTTAAGGGAGTCCAGAAAAATCTCCTTGAGACAAGCAACAGGTGGACGCTTTTCAGCATCCTTATTATCACGTTTTGAAAATGGTCAGAGTGAAATATCTGCTCCAAAGTTAATCACAGCTTTGGAGAATATTCATGTGAGTATGGAAGAATTGTTATTTTTGGCGAGAGGTTTTCATCAGGATGCCTATTCTGAATTTAGAAACAGAATAGTCGAGGCTATCGACCCACAAGATTTGACATCCTTGCGTACTCTCTACCAGAGAGAATATCAACAACTTCCTTTTTCAAAGGATAAACAGCAACACATTCTCAAAGCTATTTTGATAAAATCCTATATGAAAGCTATTGATGAGACGGTTACATTGATCTCTGAGGAAGAAAGAGTCCTACATGATTATCTATTTTCTGTTGAAATTTGGGGGCTCTATGAACTTTCGTTCTTTTCTTCCTGCTCTCCTCTTTTATCAGTCCAGCTTTTGACAAAGTATACTCGGGAAATGTTGCGGAAGTCAGATTTCTTGCAAGGAGTTGGGAAAAATCGGAATATGATGCACACCTTGCTCCTCAATGGTTTTATGGCCTGCATTGAAGTTGATGATTTTACCAATGCCCTTTATTTCAAAAAACAAATTGAAAAGAACTTCTTTGAAGAAAATGAAACCTATTTTCGAATAGTCTACCTATGGGCAGAAGGTTTGCTTGATAGTAAGCAAGGAAGAGTGGAGGAAGGACAGAGAAAGATGGAGGACGCTGTCCGTATTTTTGAAATGATTGGTTGTAGCAAATCTGCAGACTATTATAGAAGTGCCAGGGAGTGTTGA
- a CDS encoding DUF3169 family protein yields the protein MLSAFVGVFAYTLRGIVEQIQMSQVLPTIYGLTLVIGGLSFILAMYYLGKSREVYTLYQRGTEEEDSDQTYVRAYRYLDYGSVSSNVLMIAMMTSGIILISPIFKNTLLILPALILLCLYIIVANYLLRTIFIVRHYKLSAYYTPKDILDYLNSYDEGEKQAEMESAFLTLFRLDQILLPSLYFLLIVLSVVLREIQVVALVLLVVIHIYINVAHLRKTKRYFK from the coding sequence ATGTTAAGTGCTTTTGTAGGAGTCTTTGCTTACACTCTTAGAGGTATAGTTGAACAGATTCAAATGTCACAAGTCTTACCTACTATTTATGGACTTACTCTCGTTATTGGAGGACTTTCCTTCATCTTAGCCATGTATTATCTTGGTAAGAGTCGAGAAGTTTATACTCTTTATCAAAGGGGGACAGAGGAAGAAGATAGTGATCAGACTTATGTAAGAGCCTATCGTTACTTGGATTATGGTTCGGTTTCTTCCAATGTTTTGATGATAGCAATGATGACCAGTGGGATTATACTGATTTCTCCGATATTTAAGAATACCTTGCTAATTCTTCCAGCTCTTATTCTATTATGCTTATACATTATTGTTGCCAATTACTTGTTGCGAACTATTTTTATCGTTCGACACTATAAACTGTCTGCTTATTACACTCCAAAAGATATTTTAGATTATCTTAACAGTTATGATGAGGGAGAAAAGCAGGCAGAGATGGAGAGTGCCTTTTTAACTCTGTTTAGGCTGGATCAAATTTTACTGCCATCACTCTATTTTTTATTGATAGTATTATCAGTTGTTTTACGAGAAATACAAGTGGTTGCCTTAGTTCTTTTAGTTGTCATCCATATCTATATCAATGTTGCACATTTACGAAAAACAAAACGTTATTTTAAATAG
- a CDS encoding helix-turn-helix transcriptional regulator produces MQLKNRLKELRARDGLNQTELAKLAGVSRQTISLLERDEYTPSIVIALKIAQIFNEPVESVFRLEEDE; encoded by the coding sequence ATGCAACTAAAAAATCGTCTAAAAGAGCTTCGGGCTCGCGATGGCCTGAATCAAACTGAACTGGCCAAGCTAGCAGGCGTATCCAGGCAAACCATCAGTCTATTGGAGCGGGATGAGTACACGCCCTCCATCGTCATTGCTCTGAAGATTGCTCAGATCTTTAATGAGCCAGTCGAGTCAGTTTTTCGCTTAGAGGAGGATGAGTGA
- the hisS gene encoding histidine--tRNA ligase yields MKLQKPKGTQDILPAESAKWQYVEGFAREIFKRYNYAEVRTPIFEHYEVISRSVGDTTDIVTKEMYDFYDKGDRHITLRPEGTAPVVRSYVENKLFAPEVQKPSKFYYMGPMFRYERPQAGRLRQFHQIGVECFGSSNPATDVETIAMAAHFLKAIGVQGVKLHLNTLGNPESRAAYRQALIDYLTPLKETLSKDSQRRLEENPLRVLDSKEKEDKVAVENAPSILDYLDEESQAHFAAVRQMLENLGVDYIIDTNMVRGLDYYNHTIFEFITEIEGNALTVCAGGRYDGLVAYFGGPETAGFGFGLGVERLLLILEKQGVSLPIENALDVYIAVLGEGANLKALELVQALRLQGFKAERDYLNRKLKAQFKSADVFAAKTLITLGESEVESGQVTVKNNQTREEVQVSLETISQNFSEIFAKLGF; encoded by the coding sequence ATGAAATTACAAAAGCCAAAAGGAACGCAGGATATTTTACCTGCTGAGTCTGCCAAATGGCAGTACGTTGAAGGATTTGCGCGTGAAATCTTCAAACGCTACAACTATGCAGAAGTACGCACGCCTATTTTTGAGCACTACGAAGTCATCAGTCGTTCGGTTGGAGACACAACTGATATCGTAACCAAGGAAATGTATGACTTTTACGACAAGGGTGACCGCCATATCACTCTCCGTCCAGAGGGAACAGCACCAGTTGTTCGTTCTTATGTGGAAAATAAACTCTTCGCACCAGAAGTTCAAAAACCAAGCAAGTTCTACTACATGGGGCCAATGTTCCGCTATGAGCGCCCACAAGCAGGTCGCTTGCGCCAGTTCCACCAGATTGGTGTGGAGTGCTTTGGATCAAGTAATCCAGCCACAGATGTGGAAACGATCGCTATGGCAGCCCACTTTTTGAAAGCAATCGGTGTTCAAGGTGTCAAACTCCACCTCAACACTCTTGGAAATCCCGAAAGTCGTGCGGCCTACCGTCAAGCCTTGATTGACTATTTGACACCACTTAAGGAGACCTTGTCTAAGGATAGCCAACGTCGCTTGGAGGAAAATCCTCTCCGTGTTTTGGACTCTAAGGAAAAAGAAGACAAGGTGGCAGTAGAGAATGCGCCGTCTATCTTGGATTACCTTGATGAAGAAAGCCAAGCCCACTTTGCTGCTGTCCGTCAGATGCTGGAAAATCTTGGAGTAGATTACATCATCGATACCAATATGGTTCGTGGTTTGGACTACTACAACCACACGATTTTTGAATTCATCACTGAGATTGAGGGCAATGCCTTGACAGTCTGTGCAGGTGGTCGCTACGATGGCTTGGTTGCCTATTTTGGTGGTCCTGAGACTGCTGGATTTGGTTTTGGACTTGGTGTAGAGCGTCTGCTTCTCATCCTTGAAAAGCAAGGTGTGTCTCTCCCTATCGAAAACGCCCTAGATGTCTATATCGCCGTTCTCGGTGAAGGAGCAAATCTTAAAGCCTTGGAGTTGGTACAAGCTCTTCGCCTACAAGGTTTCAAAGCAGAGCGTGATTACCTCAACCGTAAACTCAAAGCGCAATTCAAGTCAGCCGATGTTTTTGCTGCTAAGACTCTTATCACTCTTGGAGAGAGCGAAGTCGAAAGCGGACAAGTGACAGTCAAGAACAACCAAACTCGAGAAGAAGTTCAAGTTTCACTTGAAACAATCAGCCAAAACTTCTCAGAAATCTTTGCAAAATTAGGATTTTAA
- a CDS encoding DUF3169 family protein: MNMKKKRVLYFLLLFISVFITGMFMGRALAMGVSFNLTDLIPWFSGSSLLLALISILLAFNFLKKSREFHSLYQEEMDDNLNETYYVQMYRNLEFGTIASNIVSVTTLLAFFISATEVLILGNSYLTLALSFLGLMLLFVVQKHLLKTISIVRQFDLAFFSMPKDVLDYVNSYDEGERQANLEQSFRILFQLNQYILQGLYIFITIVSVLTREIQLLALLAVAVVHIYINVMQIPMVKRYFK; encoded by the coding sequence ATGAATATGAAAAAGAAACGAGTGCTATATTTCTTATTATTGTTTATATCAGTATTTATTACAGGTATGTTTATGGGACGTGCTTTGGCAATGGGAGTCAGTTTCAATCTAACAGATTTGATTCCTTGGTTTTCTGGCTCTAGTTTATTATTGGCATTGATTAGTATCCTTTTGGCTTTCAATTTCCTAAAGAAAAGTAGGGAATTTCACTCCTTGTATCAAGAGGAAATGGATGATAATCTGAATGAAACCTATTATGTGCAAATGTATCGAAATCTTGAGTTTGGAACAATTGCTTCTAACATAGTTTCAGTTACGACTTTGTTAGCATTTTTTATATCGGCGACTGAAGTGCTTATACTTGGTAATAGTTATCTAACTTTAGCACTCTCTTTTCTAGGGTTGATGTTGCTATTTGTTGTTCAAAAACATCTTTTGAAGACAATTTCTATTGTTCGTCAGTTTGATTTGGCATTTTTCTCCATGCCAAAGGATGTGTTAGATTATGTCAATTCTTACGATGAAGGAGAGCGACAAGCTAATTTGGAACAGAGTTTTCGGATTTTATTTCAATTAAACCAATATATTTTACAAGGTTTGTATATTTTTATTACTATCGTTTCTGTGCTTACAAGAGAAATTCAGTTATTAGCTCTTTTAGCCGTAGCGGTAGTCCATATTTATATCAATGTAATGCAAATACCTATGGTGAAACGTTATTTCAAATAG
- a CDS encoding methionine ABC transporter permease: protein MAELIKAYLPNVYKMGWSGQAGWGTAIYLTLYMTVLSFIIGGFLGLVAGLFLVLTAPGGVLENKVVFWILDKITSIFRAVPFIILLAVLSPFSHLIVGTSIGPNAAIVPLSFAVFAFFARQVQVVLAELDGGVIEAAQASGATFWDIVGVYLSEGLPDLIRVTTVTLISLVGETAMAGAVGAGGIGNVAIAYGFNRYNHDVTILATIIIILIIFTIQFLGDFLTKKLSHK, encoded by the coding sequence ATGGCAGAATTGATTAAAGCATACTTACCAAACGTCTACAAGATGGGTTGGTCTGGTCAAGCTGGCTGGGGAACAGCTATCTACTTGACTCTTTATATGACGGTTCTTTCCTTTATCATCGGAGGTTTCCTAGGACTGGTTGCAGGGCTTTTCCTTGTCTTGACAGCTCCAGGTGGTGTCTTGGAAAATAAAGTTGTTTTCTGGATTTTGGATAAGATTACCTCTATTTTCCGTGCGGTACCATTTATCATTCTCTTGGCAGTCTTGTCACCCTTCTCTCATCTAATCGTAGGAACAAGCATTGGTCCAAATGCGGCTATCGTTCCGCTATCTTTTGCAGTCTTTGCCTTCTTTGCCCGTCAAGTACAGGTGGTATTGGCTGAGCTAGATGGTGGTGTCATCGAGGCAGCTCAAGCCAGTGGAGCTACTTTCTGGGACATCGTAGGTGTTTACCTATCGGAAGGTCTACCAGACTTGATCCGTGTGACAACTGTGACCTTGATCTCACTAGTCGGTGAAACAGCTATGGCGGGAGCGGTCGGAGCAGGTGGTATTGGTAACGTAGCTATCGCTTATGGTTTTAACCGTTACAATCACGATGTGACCATCTTGGCAACCATTATTATCATTTTGATTATCTTTACGATTCAGTTCTTGGGAGACTTCTTGACCAAGAAATTAAGTCATAAATAA
- a CDS encoding MetQ/NlpA family ABC transporter substrate-binding protein, with protein MKIKKWLGVAAIATVAGLALAACGNSEKKADNATTVKIATVNRSGSEEARWDKVQELVEKDGIKLEFTEFTDYSQPNKATADGEVDLNAFQHYNFLNNWNKENGKDLVAIADTYISPIRLYSGKNGEENKYTKVEEIPANGEIAVPNDATNESRALYLLQSAGLIKLDVSGTALATIANITENPKNLKITELDASQTARSLSSVDAAVVNNTFVTEAKLDYKKALFKEQADENSKQWYNIIVAKKDWESSPKADAIKKIIAAYHTDEVKKVIEETSDGLDQPVW; from the coding sequence ATGAAAATCAAAAAATGGTTAGGCGTAGCAGCTATCGCTACAGTAGCAGGACTTGCACTTGCAGCTTGCGGAAATTCAGAAAAGAAAGCAGACAATGCAACTACAGTTAAAATTGCGACTGTTAACCGTAGCGGTTCAGAAGAAGCACGCTGGGACAAAGTTCAAGAATTGGTTGAAAAAGACGGAATTAAATTGGAATTCACAGAGTTTACAGACTACTCACAACCAAACAAAGCAACTGCTGATGGTGAAGTAGACTTGAACGCTTTCCAACACTATAACTTCTTGAACAACTGGAACAAAGAAAACGGTAAAGATCTTGTAGCGATTGCAGATACTTATATCTCACCAATCCGCCTTTACTCAGGTAAAAACGGAGAAGAAAACAAGTACACTAAAGTGGAAGAAATCCCAGCAAACGGAGAAATCGCTGTACCTAACGATGCTACTAACGAAAGTCGTGCTCTTTACCTTCTTCAATCAGCTGGTTTGATCAAATTGGACGTTTCAGGAACTGCGCTTGCGACAATCGCAAACATCACAGAAAATCCAAAGAACTTGAAAATTACTGAATTAGACGCAAGTCAAACAGCTCGTTCATTGTCATCCGTTGATGCGGCTGTTGTCAACAACACTTTTGTTACAGAAGCAAAATTGGACTACAAGAAAGCACTCTTTAAAGAGCAAGCTGACGAAAACTCAAAACAATGGTACAACATCATCGTTGCGAAAAAAGATTGGGAATCATCACCTAAAGCTGATGCAATCAAGAAAATTATCGCAGCTTACCACACTGATGAAGTGAAAAAAGTTATCGAAGAAACTTCAGACGGCTTGGATCAACCAGTTTGGTAA
- a CDS encoding M20 family metallopeptidase, with protein sequence MVFPSQEEQIEKFEKDHVAQHYFEVLRTLISKKSVFAQQVGLKEVARYLGEIFKRVGAEVEIDESYTAPFVMAHFKSSRPNAKTIIFYNHYDTVPADSDQVWTEDPFTLSVRDGIMYGRGVDDDKGHITARLSALRKYMQHHDDLPVNISFIMEGAEESASTDLDKYLEKHADKLRGADLLVWEQGTKNALEQLEISGGNKGIVTFDAKVKSADVDIHSSYGGIVESAPWYLIQALTSLRAADGRILVEGLYDDVQEPNERELALVETYAQRNPEEISQIYGLELPLLQEERTAFLKRFFFEPALNIEGIQSGYQGQGVKTILPAEASAKLEVRLVPGLEPHDVLDKIRKQLDKNGFDKVELYYTLGEMSYRSDMSAPAILNVIELAKKFYPQGVSVLPTTAGTGPMHTVFDALEVPMVAFGLGNANSRDHGGDENVRIADYYTHIELVEELIRSYE encoded by the coding sequence ATGGTTTTTCCTAGCCAAGAAGAACAAATTGAAAAATTTGAAAAGGATCATGTAGCCCAGCATTACTTTGAGGTTTTGCGTACCCTGATTTCTAAAAAATCAGTCTTTGCCCAACAAGTCGGCCTTAAAGAGGTGGCTCGTTATCTAGGCGAGATTTTCAAGCGTGTAGGTGCAGAGGTCGAGATTGATGAGAGTTATACGGCACCCTTTGTCATGGCGCACTTTAAAAGTTCACGCCCAAATGCCAAGACTATCATTTTCTACAACCACTATGACACAGTACCTGCGGATAGCGACCAAGTCTGGACCGAGGATCCTTTTACGCTTTCTGTGCGTGATGGCATCATGTATGGACGCGGGGTTGACGACGACAAGGGTCATATCACAGCTCGTTTGAGTGCTTTGAGAAAATACATGCAGCACCACGATGACCTGCCTGTCAATATCAGTTTTATTATGGAGGGAGCGGAGGAATCGGCTTCGACAGACCTGGATAAGTATCTGGAAAAGCATGCGGACAAACTCCGTGGCGCAGATTTGTTGGTCTGGGAACAAGGAACTAAAAATGCCTTGGAACAGCTAGAAATTTCTGGCGGAAATAAGGGAATTGTGACCTTTGATGCCAAGGTAAAAAGCGCTGATGTGGATATCCACTCCAGCTATGGTGGTATTGTGGAGTCAGCTCCATGGTATCTCATTCAAGCCTTGACCAGTTTGCGAGCTGCAGATGGGCGTATTTTAGTTGAGGGCTTGTACGATGATGTGCAGGAGCCGAACGAACGTGAGTTGGCCTTGGTTGAAACCTATGCTCAACGCAATCCAGAGGAAATCAGCCAGATTTATGGCTTGGAATTGCCACTTTTACAAGAGGAACGTACAGCCTTTCTCAAACGTTTCTTCTTTGAACCAGCACTCAATATCGAAGGGATCCAGTCTGGTTATCAGGGGCAAGGAGTTAAAACGATTCTACCGGCTGAGGCTAGTGCCAAGCTAGAAGTCCGCTTGGTTCCAGGCTTGGAACCACATGATGTTTTGGATAAAATCCGGAAACAACTAGACAAAAACGGCTTTGATAAGGTAGAATTGTACTATACCTTGGGTGAGATGAGTTATCGGAGCGATATGAGTGCGCCAGCCATTCTCAATGTGATCGAGTTGGCCAAGAAATTCTATCCACAGGGCGTTTCAGTCTTGCCGACTACAGCTGGGACAGGACCTATGCATACGGTCTTTGATGCCTTAGAAGTACCCATGGTTGCCTTTGGGCTTGGAAATGCTAATAGCCGAGACCATGGTGGAGATGAAAATGTGCGAATCGCCGATTATTATACCCATATTGAATTAGTAGAGGAGCTGATTAGAAGCTATGAGTAG
- a CDS encoding MptD family putative ECF transporter S component — MKKNILTTLVAALVYFLCIGVGVLLGNLVDHTGNMFYAPAFSALVGGSVYMILLAKVPRFGAITSIGLVIALFFLGSKHGAGAFLPGIICGLAADDIAHLGHYKDKVKNLLSFLVFAFGTTGPILLMWLTPQAYIATLVTRGKSQDYIDRIMVAPNPANILLFITSVLIGALLGALIGQALSKKFADKM, encoded by the coding sequence ATGAAAAAGAATATCTTGACAACCCTTGTAGCCGCTCTTGTCTACTTTCTCTGTATCGGAGTGGGGGTTCTACTAGGGAACCTTGTCGACCACACTGGAAATATGTTTTACGCCCCTGCCTTTTCTGCTCTTGTGGGTGGTAGCGTCTATATGATCCTTTTAGCAAAAGTGCCTCGTTTTGGAGCGATTACTTCGATAGGACTTGTGATTGCTCTCTTTTTCCTCGGGAGTAAGCATGGTGCTGGAGCCTTTCTGCCAGGTATTATCTGCGGTCTTGCAGCAGATGACATCGCTCACCTAGGCCACTACAAAGATAAGGTCAAGAACCTTCTTTCCTTCCTAGTTTTTGCTTTTGGTACTACTGGTCCCATTCTACTCATGTGGTTGACCCCTCAAGCCTATATAGCAACTCTAGTCACTCGTGGAAAATCTCAGGACTATATCGATCGCATTATGGTTGCACCGAATCCTGCTAATATCCTCCTCTTTATCACAAGTGTTCTCATCGGCGCTTTACTTGGTGCCCTGATTGGACAAGCACTTAGTAAAAAATTTGCAGATAAAATGTGA
- a CDS encoding CPBP family intramembrane glutamic endopeptidase, with the protein MKTLKNIGWYSLTFLSFIMVYSFIQGVGLEAMKMGAPEYVAVPIYVLLAGIFTFVTYKWYKTGTVTIEKTALNKYIWLPALVWALVIVAQFFLPNDPSVNQQTAEQLTHNQPLFAFFMIVVFAPLTEELTFRGMLARYVFPQQDNIKQTALFLLVTSIIFALVHFPGTPQQFLVYGSLGLSLGLAYISKGGLAYSIALHALNNLIGFLMILML; encoded by the coding sequence ATGAAAACACTTAAAAATATTGGCTGGTATAGTCTTACTTTCTTATCATTTATTATGGTCTATAGTTTTATTCAGGGCGTAGGCTTAGAAGCCATGAAAATGGGTGCGCCTGAATATGTTGCTGTCCCAATTTATGTCTTATTAGCAGGAATTTTCACCTTCGTTACCTACAAGTGGTATAAGACAGGAACCGTTACGATTGAAAAAACAGCCCTCAACAAATACATCTGGTTGCCTGCCTTGGTGTGGGCCCTTGTCATTGTTGCTCAATTCTTTTTGCCAAATGATCCATCAGTCAATCAACAGACGGCAGAACAATTGACTCATAATCAACCTCTCTTCGCTTTCTTCATGATAGTTGTCTTTGCGCCCCTGACAGAAGAGTTAACCTTTAGAGGTATGCTAGCTCGTTATGTCTTCCCTCAACAGGATAACATCAAGCAGACAGCTCTCTTTCTACTAGTAACAAGCATCATCTTTGCCCTCGTTCATTTCCCTGGAACTCCACAACAATTCCTAGTGTATGGTTCCCTCGGTTTGAGCTTGGGGTTGGCTTATATCAGCAAGGGTGGACTGGCTTACAGCATTGCTTTACATGCTTTAAATAATTTAATCGGATTTTTAATGATTCTCATGCTATAA
- a CDS encoding methionine ABC transporter ATP-binding protein, whose translation MSRDIIKLDQIDVTFHQKKRTITAVKDVTIHIQEGDIYGIVGYSGAGKSTLVRVINLLQKPSAGKITIDDDVIFDGKVTLTAEQLRRKRQDIGMIFQHFNLMSQKTAEENVAFALKHSGLSKEEKKAKVAKLLDLVGLADRAENYPSQLSGGQKQRVAIARALANDPKILISDESTSALDPKTTKQILALLQDLNQKLGLTVVLITHEMQIVKDIANRVAVMQDGRLIEEGSVLEIFSDPKQPLTQDFISTATGIDEAMVKIEKQEIVEHLSDKSILVQLKYAGASTDEPLLNELYKHYQVTANILYGNIEILDGTPVGELVVVLSGEKEALASAQEAIRQAGVQLIVLKGGQ comes from the coding sequence ATGAGTAGAGATATTATTAAGTTAGATCAGATCGATGTGACGTTTCACCAAAAGAAAAGAACCATTACAGCGGTCAAGGATGTGACCATTCACATTCAAGAAGGGGATATCTACGGAATCGTTGGATATTCTGGAGCAGGGAAATCAACCCTAGTTCGTGTTATTAACCTCTTACAAAAGCCATCTGCAGGCAAAATTACCATTGACGACGATGTGATTTTTGATGGCAAGGTGACCTTGACGGCAGAGCAGTTGCGTCGTAAACGTCAGGATATCGGGATGATTTTCCAGCATTTCAACCTGATGAGCCAGAAGACAGCAGAGGAGAATGTAGCCTTTGCCCTTAAACACTCTGGACTCAGCAAGGAAGAAAAGAAGGCTAAAGTAGCTAAACTGCTTGACTTGGTTGGTCTTGCGGACCGTGCCGAAAACTACCCTTCACAGCTTTCTGGAGGTCAAAAACAACGTGTGGCTATTGCGCGTGCCTTGGCCAATGATCCAAAAATCTTGATTTCAGATGAATCAACTTCTGCCCTTGACCCTAAGACAACCAAGCAAATCTTAGCTTTGCTGCAAGATTTGAACCAAAAACTAGGTTTGACCGTTGTCTTGATTACACACGAGATGCAGATTGTCAAAGACATTGCTAACCGTGTAGCCGTTATGCAAGATGGTCGCTTGATTGAAGAGGGTAGCGTTCTTGAAATCTTCTCAGATCCTAAACAACCTTTGACTCAAGACTTCATCTCAACAGCCACAGGTATTGACGAAGCTATGGTCAAGATTGAGAAACAAGAAATCGTAGAGCACTTATCTGACAAGAGTATTCTGGTACAACTCAAGTATGCAGGAGCTTCTACAGATGAGCCACTTTTAAATGAATTATATAAGCACTACCAAGTAACAGCAAATATTCTCTATGGAAACATCGAAATTTTGGATGGTACTCCTGTTGGTGAGCTTGTGGTTGTCTTGTCAGGGGAAAAAGAAGCCTTGGCAAGCGCTCAAGAGGCCATCCGTCAGGCTGGTGTGCAACTAATAGTATTGAAGGGAGGACAGTAA
- a CDS encoding PspC domain-containing protein has translation MKEFLAGFQVDTEDKALAGVCAGLGNYFNIQTNIVRLVTIFLFLSSTEIGIIIVALYAYLAGWLGKESLGDRAKKARNQAILLFVVCLLLVSLGAEGLTAIFESGKAFGQWLAGLV, from the coding sequence ATGAAAGAATTTTTAGCAGGTTTTCAAGTCGATACTGAAGACAAAGCACTTGCAGGTGTCTGTGCAGGTTTAGGAAACTATTTTAACATCCAAACCAATATCGTTCGTTTGGTGACGATCTTCTTGTTTCTTTCTTCGACGGAGATTGGGATTATAATAGTGGCTCTCTATGCTTATCTAGCAGGTTGGCTAGGTAAAGAGTCATTGGGAGATAGAGCGAAAAAAGCAAGAAACCAAGCTATTCTCTTATTTGTTGTTTGTTTGCTTTTGGTGTCGCTTGGAGCAGAAGGTTTGACAGCTATTTTTGAATCAGGTAAAGCCTTTGGTCAGTGGTTGGCTGGTTTAGTTTAG